One window of the Lytechinus variegatus isolate NC3 chromosome 3, Lvar_3.0, whole genome shotgun sequence genome contains the following:
- the LOC121411083 gene encoding SRSF protein kinase 3-like isoform X4 yields the protein MRRDVLNSFVDRFFDRLRNIFLKKYYPALRNSAHSNKPPPKVSIDSEDEEEEEQEDREGEEQGAYGSDEDEQEDPQDYCRGGYHPVKILDLFNGKYHVTRKLGWGHFSTVWLAWDLTGRRYVALKVVKSAEHYTETALDEIKLLKCVRDSDPTDIHRERVVQLIDDFKVTGVNGTHVCMVFEVLGNNLLKPIIQSKYMGLPIRQVKSIIRQVLEGLDYLHTKCKIIHTDIKPENILLCVDEDTIRRLASEAKEWMKGKAKPPVSSVSTAPAEKKPQEKMSKNKKRKMKKKQKKQLALLEKQQQQLQEIDQEKIRRLSETTEPDADRDGEDVTTDSPQNQSNNGNQSLGASGDKMVEVLEEAEEGEEDGSVSRMKSAKSPERTSEKSSPEEEQKGVVVGETATNGNDDAGCRGDEAEEADVFEDASERIPSPVNEKGDGPGRKEEQEKQEGLCNGYGEENGDGDSDIDLPLKPKLPLDVKENGLDSASSTPTKESLKNAANKEKSENKGSDPNENTISENSDESKDKETLNNGAKENGNHTTVDNKPSDITQENKDIELNSLGADSMLNGGMTPENALADDVQKETSGDDNRRQEIDRKWKELENFKVTNSGSEDRKEEGNESAATTPDDSNKDEELIEGAISPERKDELPIKLADLGNACWTYHHFTEDIQTRQYRALEVLIGAGYDTAADIWSTACMAFELACGDYLFEPHSGENYSRDEDHIAHIIELVGHIPKHIALSGKYSRDFFNKKGELRNIQKLKPWSLFHVLTEKYEWPEEEAKEFASFLHPMLEFDPAKRATAKESLSHPWLYS from the exons ATGAGACGGGACGTGTTGAATTCATTCGTAGATCGGTTTTTCGACAGGTTGCGcaatatatttcttaaaaaatacTACCCGGCTCTCAGAAATAG TGCCCATAGCAACAAGCCTCCACCCAAAGTATCCATAGATTCTGAGgatgaggaagaggaggagcAGGAAGATCGCGAAGGGGAGGAGCAAGGAGCCTATGGATCTGACGAAGATGAACAGGAGGATCCTCAAGACTACTGCAGAG GTGGTTATCATCCTGTGAAGATTCTTGATCTGTTTAATGGGAAGTATCATGTTACACGTAAACTTGGATGGGGGCATTTCTCTACCGTGTGGCTGGCATGGGACCTTAC gggAAGGAGATATGTTGCACTGAAGGTTGTGAAGAGTGCAGAACACTACACAGAGACTGCTCTGGATGAGATCAAACTTCTCAAATGT GTACGAGACAGTGATCCTACTGATATACACAGGGAGAGAGTTGTTCAGCTCATTGATGACTTCAAGGTTACTGGCGTCAATGGAACAC ATGTATGTATGGTGTTTGAAGTACTTGGTAACAATCTTTTAAAACCCATCATCCAATCAAAGTACATGGGACTACCCATCAGACAGGTCAAGAGCATTATTAGACAG GTGTTGGAGGGTCTAGATTACTTGCATACAAAGTGTAAGATCATTCACACTGATATTAAACCCGAGAATATCTTACTATGTGTTGATGAGGACACTATCAGGAGACTAGCCAGTGAGGCCAAGGAATGGATGAAAGGAAAAGCAAAACCTCCAGTTTCATCAG TGAGTACAGCTCCAGCAGAGAAGAAACCTCAGGAGAAGATGTCTAAAAAcaagaagagaaaaatgaagaagaaacaaaagaaacaactgGCTCTCCTGGagaaacaacaacagcagcTCCAAGAGATTGACCAAGAAAAGATCAGGAGACTATCAG AAACAACTGAACCCGATGCTGATAGGGATGGTGAGGACGTCACAACGGATTCACCCCAGAACCAAAGCAACAACGGAAACCAGTCATTGGGAGCTTCGGGAGACAAGATGGTTGAAGTACTAGAAGAAGCTGAAGAAGGGGAGGAAGATGGATCTGTTTCGAGGATGAAGTCTGCCAAATCTCCAGAGAGAACTTCAGAGAAATCAAGTCCTGAAGAGGAACAGAAAG GAGTAGTTGTGGGTGAAACTGCAACCAATGGGAATGATGATGCTGGTTGTAGAGGCGATGAGGCTGAAGAGGCAGATGTCTTCGAGGATGCATCCGAGAGGATACCGTCACCTGTCAACGAGAAAGGGGACGGTCCTGGTAGGAAGGAGGAGCAGGAGAAACAGGAGGGGCTTTGTAACGGGTACGGGGAGGAGAATGGTGATGGAGATTCAGATATTGACCTGCCTCTTAAACCAAAGCTCCCTCTAGATGTCAAAGAGAATGGACTGGATTCAGCCTCTTCTACACCTACCAAAGAAAGTCTCAAAAATG CTGCAAACAAggaaaaaagtgaaaacaaaGGCAGCGACCCCAACGAGAATACCATTTCTGAAAACTCTGACGAGAGCAAAGACAAAGAGACTCTTAACAATGGAGCAAAAGAGAATGGAAACCACACAACTGTAGACAATAAACCCTCAGACATAACACAGGAAAACAAAGACATTGAACTCAATTCCTTGGGAGCTGATTCCATGCTGAATGGAGGGATGACCCCTGAGAATGCTCTGGCAGATGATGTGCAAAAGGAAACCTCTGGCGATGATAACAGGAGACAGGAGATCGATCGCAAGTGGAAGGAGTTGGAAAATTTTAAGGTGACAAATAGTGGGAGTGAAGACAGAAAGGAGGAAGGGAATGAGAGTGCAGCCACCACCCCTGACGATAGCAATAAAG ATGAAGAATTGATAGAAGGTGCCATTTCTCCCGAAAGGAAGGATGAACTACCAATCAAACTGGCTGACCTCGGCAATGCATGCTGGACT TACCATCACTTTACCGAGGACATTCAAACCCGGCAATACAGAGCTCTTGAAGTCTTAATAGGAGCAGGGTATGATACAGCAGCAGATATATGGAGCACAGCTTGTATG gcCTTTGAGCTGGCTTGTGGAGACTACCTGTTTGAGCCTCACTCAGGAGAAAACTATTCTAGGGATGAAG atcaCATAGCTCATATCATTGAATTAGTGGGACATATACCCAAACACATTGCTCTCAGTGGGAAATACTCCAGAGACTTCTTTAACAAGAAAG GTGAGTTGAGAAACATCCAGAAGCTGAAGCCTTGGAGTCTCTTCCATGTCCTCACCGAGAAGTATGAATGGCCGGAGGAGGAGGCCAAAGAGTTTGCCAGCTTCCTTCATCCAATGCTTGAGTTTGATCCAGCCAAACGTGCCACAGCCAAGGAGAGCCTATCCCACCCATGGCTCTACTCATGA
- the LOC121411083 gene encoding SRSF protein kinase 3-like isoform X5: MPVPHAHSNKPPPKVSIDSEDEEEEEQEDREGEEQGAYGSDEDEQEDPQDYCRGGYHPVKILDLFNGKYHVTRKLGWGHFSTVWLAWDLTGRRYVALKVVKSAEHYTETALDEIKLLKCVRDSDPTDIHRERVVQLIDDFKVTGVNGTHVCMVFEVLGNNLLKPIIQSKYMGLPIRQVKSIIRQVLEGLDYLHTKCKIIHTDIKPENILLCVDEDTIRRLASEAKEWMKGKAKPPVSSVSTAPAEKKPQEKMSKNKKRKMKKKQKKQLALLEKQQQQLQEIDQEKIRRLSETTEPDADRDGEDVTTDSPQNQSNNGNQSLGASGDKMVEVLEEAEEGEEDGSVSRMKSAKSPERTSEKSSPEEEQKGVVVGETATNGNDDAGCRGDEAEEADVFEDASERIPSPVNEKGDGPGRKEEQEKQEGLCNGYGEENGDGDSDIDLPLKPKLPLDVKENGLDSASSTPTKESLKNAANKEKSENKGSDPNENTISENSDESKDKETLNNGAKENGNHTTVDNKPSDITQENKDIELNSLGADSMLNGGMTPENALADDVQKETSGDDNRRQEIDRKWKELENFKVTNSGSEDRKEEGNESAATTPDDSNKDEELIEGAISPERKDELPIKLADLGNACWTYHHFTEDIQTRQYRALEVLIGAGYDTAADIWSTACMAFELACGDYLFEPHSGENYSRDEDHIAHIIELVGHIPKHIALSGKYSRDFFNKKGELRNIQKLKPWSLFHVLTEKYEWPEEEAKEFASFLHPMLEFDPAKRATAKESLSHPWLYS; the protein is encoded by the exons TGCCCATAGCAACAAGCCTCCACCCAAAGTATCCATAGATTCTGAGgatgaggaagaggaggagcAGGAAGATCGCGAAGGGGAGGAGCAAGGAGCCTATGGATCTGACGAAGATGAACAGGAGGATCCTCAAGACTACTGCAGAG GTGGTTATCATCCTGTGAAGATTCTTGATCTGTTTAATGGGAAGTATCATGTTACACGTAAACTTGGATGGGGGCATTTCTCTACCGTGTGGCTGGCATGGGACCTTAC gggAAGGAGATATGTTGCACTGAAGGTTGTGAAGAGTGCAGAACACTACACAGAGACTGCTCTGGATGAGATCAAACTTCTCAAATGT GTACGAGACAGTGATCCTACTGATATACACAGGGAGAGAGTTGTTCAGCTCATTGATGACTTCAAGGTTACTGGCGTCAATGGAACAC ATGTATGTATGGTGTTTGAAGTACTTGGTAACAATCTTTTAAAACCCATCATCCAATCAAAGTACATGGGACTACCCATCAGACAGGTCAAGAGCATTATTAGACAG GTGTTGGAGGGTCTAGATTACTTGCATACAAAGTGTAAGATCATTCACACTGATATTAAACCCGAGAATATCTTACTATGTGTTGATGAGGACACTATCAGGAGACTAGCCAGTGAGGCCAAGGAATGGATGAAAGGAAAAGCAAAACCTCCAGTTTCATCAG TGAGTACAGCTCCAGCAGAGAAGAAACCTCAGGAGAAGATGTCTAAAAAcaagaagagaaaaatgaagaagaaacaaaagaaacaactgGCTCTCCTGGagaaacaacaacagcagcTCCAAGAGATTGACCAAGAAAAGATCAGGAGACTATCAG AAACAACTGAACCCGATGCTGATAGGGATGGTGAGGACGTCACAACGGATTCACCCCAGAACCAAAGCAACAACGGAAACCAGTCATTGGGAGCTTCGGGAGACAAGATGGTTGAAGTACTAGAAGAAGCTGAAGAAGGGGAGGAAGATGGATCTGTTTCGAGGATGAAGTCTGCCAAATCTCCAGAGAGAACTTCAGAGAAATCAAGTCCTGAAGAGGAACAGAAAG GAGTAGTTGTGGGTGAAACTGCAACCAATGGGAATGATGATGCTGGTTGTAGAGGCGATGAGGCTGAAGAGGCAGATGTCTTCGAGGATGCATCCGAGAGGATACCGTCACCTGTCAACGAGAAAGGGGACGGTCCTGGTAGGAAGGAGGAGCAGGAGAAACAGGAGGGGCTTTGTAACGGGTACGGGGAGGAGAATGGTGATGGAGATTCAGATATTGACCTGCCTCTTAAACCAAAGCTCCCTCTAGATGTCAAAGAGAATGGACTGGATTCAGCCTCTTCTACACCTACCAAAGAAAGTCTCAAAAATG CTGCAAACAAggaaaaaagtgaaaacaaaGGCAGCGACCCCAACGAGAATACCATTTCTGAAAACTCTGACGAGAGCAAAGACAAAGAGACTCTTAACAATGGAGCAAAAGAGAATGGAAACCACACAACTGTAGACAATAAACCCTCAGACATAACACAGGAAAACAAAGACATTGAACTCAATTCCTTGGGAGCTGATTCCATGCTGAATGGAGGGATGACCCCTGAGAATGCTCTGGCAGATGATGTGCAAAAGGAAACCTCTGGCGATGATAACAGGAGACAGGAGATCGATCGCAAGTGGAAGGAGTTGGAAAATTTTAAGGTGACAAATAGTGGGAGTGAAGACAGAAAGGAGGAAGGGAATGAGAGTGCAGCCACCACCCCTGACGATAGCAATAAAG ATGAAGAATTGATAGAAGGTGCCATTTCTCCCGAAAGGAAGGATGAACTACCAATCAAACTGGCTGACCTCGGCAATGCATGCTGGACT TACCATCACTTTACCGAGGACATTCAAACCCGGCAATACAGAGCTCTTGAAGTCTTAATAGGAGCAGGGTATGATACAGCAGCAGATATATGGAGCACAGCTTGTATG gcCTTTGAGCTGGCTTGTGGAGACTACCTGTTTGAGCCTCACTCAGGAGAAAACTATTCTAGGGATGAAG atcaCATAGCTCATATCATTGAATTAGTGGGACATATACCCAAACACATTGCTCTCAGTGGGAAATACTCCAGAGACTTCTTTAACAAGAAAG GTGAGTTGAGAAACATCCAGAAGCTGAAGCCTTGGAGTCTCTTCCATGTCCTCACCGAGAAGTATGAATGGCCGGAGGAGGAGGCCAAAGAGTTTGCCAGCTTCCTTCATCCAATGCTTGAGTTTGATCCAGCCAAACGTGCCACAGCCAAGGAGAGCCTATCCCACCCATGGCTCTACTCATGA
- the LOC121411083 gene encoding SRSF protein kinase 3-like isoform X2, producing the protein MKIHSTRSSICLYAGTTVRIMLLHCHASAHICTAHSPAFLLSNTAHSNKPPPKVSIDSEDEEEEEQEDREGEEQGAYGSDEDEQEDPQDYCRGGYHPVKILDLFNGKYHVTRKLGWGHFSTVWLAWDLTGRRYVALKVVKSAEHYTETALDEIKLLKCVRDSDPTDIHRERVVQLIDDFKVTGVNGTHVCMVFEVLGNNLLKPIIQSKYMGLPIRQVKSIIRQVLEGLDYLHTKCKIIHTDIKPENILLCVDEDTIRRLASEAKEWMKGKAKPPVSSVSTAPAEKKPQEKMSKNKKRKMKKKQKKQLALLEKQQQQLQEIDQEKIRRLSETTEPDADRDGEDVTTDSPQNQSNNGNQSLGASGDKMVEVLEEAEEGEEDGSVSRMKSAKSPERTSEKSSPEEEQKGVVVGETATNGNDDAGCRGDEAEEADVFEDASERIPSPVNEKGDGPGRKEEQEKQEGLCNGYGEENGDGDSDIDLPLKPKLPLDVKENGLDSASSTPTKESLKNAANKEKSENKGSDPNENTISENSDESKDKETLNNGAKENGNHTTVDNKPSDITQENKDIELNSLGADSMLNGGMTPENALADDVQKETSGDDNRRQEIDRKWKELENFKVTNSGSEDRKEEGNESAATTPDDSNKDEELIEGAISPERKDELPIKLADLGNACWTYHHFTEDIQTRQYRALEVLIGAGYDTAADIWSTACMAFELACGDYLFEPHSGENYSRDEDHIAHIIELVGHIPKHIALSGKYSRDFFNKKGELRNIQKLKPWSLFHVLTEKYEWPEEEAKEFASFLHPMLEFDPAKRATAKESLSHPWLYS; encoded by the exons TGCCCATAGCAACAAGCCTCCACCCAAAGTATCCATAGATTCTGAGgatgaggaagaggaggagcAGGAAGATCGCGAAGGGGAGGAGCAAGGAGCCTATGGATCTGACGAAGATGAACAGGAGGATCCTCAAGACTACTGCAGAG GTGGTTATCATCCTGTGAAGATTCTTGATCTGTTTAATGGGAAGTATCATGTTACACGTAAACTTGGATGGGGGCATTTCTCTACCGTGTGGCTGGCATGGGACCTTAC gggAAGGAGATATGTTGCACTGAAGGTTGTGAAGAGTGCAGAACACTACACAGAGACTGCTCTGGATGAGATCAAACTTCTCAAATGT GTACGAGACAGTGATCCTACTGATATACACAGGGAGAGAGTTGTTCAGCTCATTGATGACTTCAAGGTTACTGGCGTCAATGGAACAC ATGTATGTATGGTGTTTGAAGTACTTGGTAACAATCTTTTAAAACCCATCATCCAATCAAAGTACATGGGACTACCCATCAGACAGGTCAAGAGCATTATTAGACAG GTGTTGGAGGGTCTAGATTACTTGCATACAAAGTGTAAGATCATTCACACTGATATTAAACCCGAGAATATCTTACTATGTGTTGATGAGGACACTATCAGGAGACTAGCCAGTGAGGCCAAGGAATGGATGAAAGGAAAAGCAAAACCTCCAGTTTCATCAG TGAGTACAGCTCCAGCAGAGAAGAAACCTCAGGAGAAGATGTCTAAAAAcaagaagagaaaaatgaagaagaaacaaaagaaacaactgGCTCTCCTGGagaaacaacaacagcagcTCCAAGAGATTGACCAAGAAAAGATCAGGAGACTATCAG AAACAACTGAACCCGATGCTGATAGGGATGGTGAGGACGTCACAACGGATTCACCCCAGAACCAAAGCAACAACGGAAACCAGTCATTGGGAGCTTCGGGAGACAAGATGGTTGAAGTACTAGAAGAAGCTGAAGAAGGGGAGGAAGATGGATCTGTTTCGAGGATGAAGTCTGCCAAATCTCCAGAGAGAACTTCAGAGAAATCAAGTCCTGAAGAGGAACAGAAAG GAGTAGTTGTGGGTGAAACTGCAACCAATGGGAATGATGATGCTGGTTGTAGAGGCGATGAGGCTGAAGAGGCAGATGTCTTCGAGGATGCATCCGAGAGGATACCGTCACCTGTCAACGAGAAAGGGGACGGTCCTGGTAGGAAGGAGGAGCAGGAGAAACAGGAGGGGCTTTGTAACGGGTACGGGGAGGAGAATGGTGATGGAGATTCAGATATTGACCTGCCTCTTAAACCAAAGCTCCCTCTAGATGTCAAAGAGAATGGACTGGATTCAGCCTCTTCTACACCTACCAAAGAAAGTCTCAAAAATG CTGCAAACAAggaaaaaagtgaaaacaaaGGCAGCGACCCCAACGAGAATACCATTTCTGAAAACTCTGACGAGAGCAAAGACAAAGAGACTCTTAACAATGGAGCAAAAGAGAATGGAAACCACACAACTGTAGACAATAAACCCTCAGACATAACACAGGAAAACAAAGACATTGAACTCAATTCCTTGGGAGCTGATTCCATGCTGAATGGAGGGATGACCCCTGAGAATGCTCTGGCAGATGATGTGCAAAAGGAAACCTCTGGCGATGATAACAGGAGACAGGAGATCGATCGCAAGTGGAAGGAGTTGGAAAATTTTAAGGTGACAAATAGTGGGAGTGAAGACAGAAAGGAGGAAGGGAATGAGAGTGCAGCCACCACCCCTGACGATAGCAATAAAG ATGAAGAATTGATAGAAGGTGCCATTTCTCCCGAAAGGAAGGATGAACTACCAATCAAACTGGCTGACCTCGGCAATGCATGCTGGACT TACCATCACTTTACCGAGGACATTCAAACCCGGCAATACAGAGCTCTTGAAGTCTTAATAGGAGCAGGGTATGATACAGCAGCAGATATATGGAGCACAGCTTGTATG gcCTTTGAGCTGGCTTGTGGAGACTACCTGTTTGAGCCTCACTCAGGAGAAAACTATTCTAGGGATGAAG atcaCATAGCTCATATCATTGAATTAGTGGGACATATACCCAAACACATTGCTCTCAGTGGGAAATACTCCAGAGACTTCTTTAACAAGAAAG GTGAGTTGAGAAACATCCAGAAGCTGAAGCCTTGGAGTCTCTTCCATGTCCTCACCGAGAAGTATGAATGGCCGGAGGAGGAGGCCAAAGAGTTTGCCAGCTTCCTTCATCCAATGCTTGAGTTTGATCCAGCCAAACGTGCCACAGCCAAGGAGAGCCTATCCCACCCATGGCTCTACTCATGA
- the LOC121411083 gene encoding SRSF protein kinase 3-like isoform X3, producing MEICVETVYEYEIVIEETKQHQQKNERSKISSAHSNKPPPKVSIDSEDEEEEEQEDREGEEQGAYGSDEDEQEDPQDYCRGGYHPVKILDLFNGKYHVTRKLGWGHFSTVWLAWDLTGRRYVALKVVKSAEHYTETALDEIKLLKCVRDSDPTDIHRERVVQLIDDFKVTGVNGTHVCMVFEVLGNNLLKPIIQSKYMGLPIRQVKSIIRQVLEGLDYLHTKCKIIHTDIKPENILLCVDEDTIRRLASEAKEWMKGKAKPPVSSVSTAPAEKKPQEKMSKNKKRKMKKKQKKQLALLEKQQQQLQEIDQEKIRRLSETTEPDADRDGEDVTTDSPQNQSNNGNQSLGASGDKMVEVLEEAEEGEEDGSVSRMKSAKSPERTSEKSSPEEEQKGVVVGETATNGNDDAGCRGDEAEEADVFEDASERIPSPVNEKGDGPGRKEEQEKQEGLCNGYGEENGDGDSDIDLPLKPKLPLDVKENGLDSASSTPTKESLKNAANKEKSENKGSDPNENTISENSDESKDKETLNNGAKENGNHTTVDNKPSDITQENKDIELNSLGADSMLNGGMTPENALADDVQKETSGDDNRRQEIDRKWKELENFKVTNSGSEDRKEEGNESAATTPDDSNKDEELIEGAISPERKDELPIKLADLGNACWTYHHFTEDIQTRQYRALEVLIGAGYDTAADIWSTACMAFELACGDYLFEPHSGENYSRDEDHIAHIIELVGHIPKHIALSGKYSRDFFNKKGELRNIQKLKPWSLFHVLTEKYEWPEEEAKEFASFLHPMLEFDPAKRATAKESLSHPWLYS from the exons TGCCCATAGCAACAAGCCTCCACCCAAAGTATCCATAGATTCTGAGgatgaggaagaggaggagcAGGAAGATCGCGAAGGGGAGGAGCAAGGAGCCTATGGATCTGACGAAGATGAACAGGAGGATCCTCAAGACTACTGCAGAG GTGGTTATCATCCTGTGAAGATTCTTGATCTGTTTAATGGGAAGTATCATGTTACACGTAAACTTGGATGGGGGCATTTCTCTACCGTGTGGCTGGCATGGGACCTTAC gggAAGGAGATATGTTGCACTGAAGGTTGTGAAGAGTGCAGAACACTACACAGAGACTGCTCTGGATGAGATCAAACTTCTCAAATGT GTACGAGACAGTGATCCTACTGATATACACAGGGAGAGAGTTGTTCAGCTCATTGATGACTTCAAGGTTACTGGCGTCAATGGAACAC ATGTATGTATGGTGTTTGAAGTACTTGGTAACAATCTTTTAAAACCCATCATCCAATCAAAGTACATGGGACTACCCATCAGACAGGTCAAGAGCATTATTAGACAG GTGTTGGAGGGTCTAGATTACTTGCATACAAAGTGTAAGATCATTCACACTGATATTAAACCCGAGAATATCTTACTATGTGTTGATGAGGACACTATCAGGAGACTAGCCAGTGAGGCCAAGGAATGGATGAAAGGAAAAGCAAAACCTCCAGTTTCATCAG TGAGTACAGCTCCAGCAGAGAAGAAACCTCAGGAGAAGATGTCTAAAAAcaagaagagaaaaatgaagaagaaacaaaagaaacaactgGCTCTCCTGGagaaacaacaacagcagcTCCAAGAGATTGACCAAGAAAAGATCAGGAGACTATCAG AAACAACTGAACCCGATGCTGATAGGGATGGTGAGGACGTCACAACGGATTCACCCCAGAACCAAAGCAACAACGGAAACCAGTCATTGGGAGCTTCGGGAGACAAGATGGTTGAAGTACTAGAAGAAGCTGAAGAAGGGGAGGAAGATGGATCTGTTTCGAGGATGAAGTCTGCCAAATCTCCAGAGAGAACTTCAGAGAAATCAAGTCCTGAAGAGGAACAGAAAG GAGTAGTTGTGGGTGAAACTGCAACCAATGGGAATGATGATGCTGGTTGTAGAGGCGATGAGGCTGAAGAGGCAGATGTCTTCGAGGATGCATCCGAGAGGATACCGTCACCTGTCAACGAGAAAGGGGACGGTCCTGGTAGGAAGGAGGAGCAGGAGAAACAGGAGGGGCTTTGTAACGGGTACGGGGAGGAGAATGGTGATGGAGATTCAGATATTGACCTGCCTCTTAAACCAAAGCTCCCTCTAGATGTCAAAGAGAATGGACTGGATTCAGCCTCTTCTACACCTACCAAAGAAAGTCTCAAAAATG CTGCAAACAAggaaaaaagtgaaaacaaaGGCAGCGACCCCAACGAGAATACCATTTCTGAAAACTCTGACGAGAGCAAAGACAAAGAGACTCTTAACAATGGAGCAAAAGAGAATGGAAACCACACAACTGTAGACAATAAACCCTCAGACATAACACAGGAAAACAAAGACATTGAACTCAATTCCTTGGGAGCTGATTCCATGCTGAATGGAGGGATGACCCCTGAGAATGCTCTGGCAGATGATGTGCAAAAGGAAACCTCTGGCGATGATAACAGGAGACAGGAGATCGATCGCAAGTGGAAGGAGTTGGAAAATTTTAAGGTGACAAATAGTGGGAGTGAAGACAGAAAGGAGGAAGGGAATGAGAGTGCAGCCACCACCCCTGACGATAGCAATAAAG ATGAAGAATTGATAGAAGGTGCCATTTCTCCCGAAAGGAAGGATGAACTACCAATCAAACTGGCTGACCTCGGCAATGCATGCTGGACT TACCATCACTTTACCGAGGACATTCAAACCCGGCAATACAGAGCTCTTGAAGTCTTAATAGGAGCAGGGTATGATACAGCAGCAGATATATGGAGCACAGCTTGTATG gcCTTTGAGCTGGCTTGTGGAGACTACCTGTTTGAGCCTCACTCAGGAGAAAACTATTCTAGGGATGAAG atcaCATAGCTCATATCATTGAATTAGTGGGACATATACCCAAACACATTGCTCTCAGTGGGAAATACTCCAGAGACTTCTTTAACAAGAAAG GTGAGTTGAGAAACATCCAGAAGCTGAAGCCTTGGAGTCTCTTCCATGTCCTCACCGAGAAGTATGAATGGCCGGAGGAGGAGGCCAAAGAGTTTGCCAGCTTCCTTCATCCAATGCTTGAGTTTGATCCAGCCAAACGTGCCACAGCCAAGGAGAGCCTATCCCACCCATGGCTCTACTCATGA